The Peribacillus simplex genome contains a region encoding:
- the rpsU gene encoding 30S ribosomal protein S21, giving the protein MSKTVVRKNESLEDALRRFKRTVSKAGSLQEARKREFYEKPSVKRKKKSEAARKRKF; this is encoded by the coding sequence ATGTCTAAAACCGTCGTTCGTAAAAACGAATCGCTTGAAGATGCTCTTCGTCGTTTCAAACGTACTGTATCTAAAGCAGGATCGCTTCAGGAAGCTAGGAAGCGTGAATTTTATGAAAAGCCAAGCGTAAAACGTAAGAAAAAGTCTGAAGCTGCAAGAAAACGTAAATTCTAA
- a CDS encoding Na/Pi symporter, translating to MHELFLFLLFIAIFLAGMSVLRIGLFNMSGAALKTFLSKVTDKPWKGFMAGTIFTGILQSSSAVMVMTVGLVSAGSLTFPQTIGIILGTNIGSTFTAEFMTFSLDRWIIPGVVSGAFLCFMPKALPRSIGMSLIGISAIFAAMSGFKTLSTPIAGYPSIQTLIHYIEGHMSYALLAGILLTALIHSSSATIGIAMSFLMNGELSVSSAIVIMLGSNIGTCITGYMASIGSGRQAAFTAYAHIWLNVIGVAAFLPFVDNLESTAAFFTENRGTQLAHASVIFNILTSLAVLPFARQFSNLILLVHRPHLKK from the coding sequence ATGCACGAGCTATTTTTATTCCTTTTATTCATCGCGATATTTTTGGCGGGTATGTCGGTTTTACGAATCGGACTGTTCAATATGTCCGGTGCAGCATTAAAAACTTTTCTCTCAAAGGTTACGGATAAGCCATGGAAGGGCTTCATGGCCGGAACCATCTTTACCGGGATCCTGCAGAGCAGCTCGGCGGTCATGGTCATGACGGTCGGCCTCGTTTCCGCAGGAAGCTTAACATTCCCGCAAACAATCGGGATTATTCTTGGAACGAATATCGGATCGACCTTTACAGCAGAGTTCATGACCTTCTCTTTGGATCGTTGGATCATTCCCGGTGTCGTAAGCGGCGCTTTCCTTTGCTTCATGCCAAAAGCATTACCGAGAAGCATAGGGATGTCCCTGATCGGAATCTCGGCCATCTTCGCGGCGATGAGCGGTTTTAAAACGCTTTCGACGCCGATTGCTGGCTATCCATCCATACAAACGCTCATCCATTACATAGAGGGCCACATGAGCTATGCCTTATTAGCCGGGATATTATTGACAGCACTCATTCACTCCAGTTCGGCAACCATCGGGATAGCCATGAGCTTTTTGATGAATGGGGAGTTATCCGTCTCCTCCGCAATCGTCATCATGCTCGGATCGAATATTGGCACTTGCATCACCGGATACATGGCCAGCATCGGTTCCGGCAGACAAGCTGCCTTCACAGCTTATGCACATATTTGGCTTAACGTCATCGGGGTTGCCGCATTCCTGCCTTTTGTGGACAACCTGGAAAGCACTGCTGCCTTTTTCACCGAAAACAGGGGGACACAGCTGGCCCATGCCAGTGTCATTTTCAATATCTTGACTTCTTTGGCCGTCTTGCCATTCGCAAGGCAATTCTCCAACCTCATTCTTTTGGTGCACCGGCCACACTTAAAAAAATAA
- the ybeY gene encoding rRNA maturation RNase YbeY produces the protein MILAIDLMDETNEVTEEAQRLVESILQFAARKENIEKDTELSVTFVDNDRIREINKEYRHKDSATDVISFALEEMGEDEVEIVGAEMPRMLGDIIISIERTNEQAEEYGHSFDRELGFLALHGFLHLLGFDHMNEEDEKVMFTKQKEILEEYGLSREG, from the coding sequence ATGATTTTAGCTATCGATTTAATGGATGAAACGAATGAAGTAACGGAGGAAGCCCAGCGGCTTGTTGAAAGCATTCTGCAATTTGCGGCAAGAAAAGAAAATATTGAAAAAGACACCGAGCTGTCAGTTACATTTGTAGACAATGATAGGATTCGGGAAATCAATAAAGAATATCGACATAAAGATTCAGCTACAGATGTCATTTCTTTTGCACTTGAAGAAATGGGAGAAGATGAAGTGGAAATTGTCGGAGCGGAAATGCCACGCATGTTAGGGGATATCATCATTTCCATTGAACGCACGAATGAGCAGGCTGAAGAATATGGACATTCTTTTGACCGGGAACTAGGATTTTTAGCACTGCATGGTTTTCTGCATTTATTAGGATTCGACCACATGAATGAAGAAGATGAAAAAGTGATGTTCACTAAACAAAAGGAGATCTTGGAAGAATATGGACTTTCAAGAGAAGGATAA
- the yqfD gene encoding sporulation protein YqfD, protein MKNQWTNYYTGYVKVKAYGKGAERLINMLTRRGLHIWDVKRVGSEALIFHMDIRDIPKLRQVMRKSDCKVKFMQGKGFPFLMKRVMKNSGFLAGMIAFLLCIFVLSNMVWGIEVQDAKPATEHAIRKELDKMGVKIGKVQFFVDDVDTIQRKLSDRIGALTWVGVELKGTTYHFRVVEKRQPKEVEKTSPQNLVASKKAIITDMFVEKGQSIVNVNDYVGKGQLLVSGLIGKEDKQEIVSAQGVIKGKTWYKAKVEVPLKTKFSVFNGDETTRHFLKMGGFSLPVWGFKDPGYEKQEKETTVRPFHFLQWELPISYKQVTLRSKEDIVRSYTEKEAVKEGKKMAKAELKKHLEEEDEIVEEKILHESMENGKVKLSIHYQVIEDIAIGQPIIQGD, encoded by the coding sequence ATGAAAAACCAATGGACAAACTATTATACAGGCTATGTAAAGGTGAAGGCTTATGGCAAAGGTGCAGAACGGCTGATCAATATGCTGACGAGAAGGGGGCTTCATATCTGGGATGTGAAGCGTGTCGGAAGTGAAGCCCTGATTTTCCATATGGATATCAGGGATATCCCCAAACTACGTCAGGTCATGCGTAAGAGCGATTGTAAAGTAAAGTTCATGCAGGGAAAGGGTTTCCCTTTCCTAATGAAGAGAGTCATGAAAAACAGTGGGTTTTTAGCGGGGATGATCGCTTTCCTCCTCTGCATATTTGTTCTTTCCAATATGGTATGGGGCATCGAGGTTCAAGATGCCAAACCGGCAACCGAGCATGCCATCCGGAAAGAATTGGACAAGATGGGCGTGAAGATCGGGAAAGTGCAATTCTTTGTTGATGATGTGGATACGATTCAGCGTAAGCTGTCGGACCGGATTGGTGCATTGACATGGGTAGGGGTTGAGCTTAAGGGAACGACATACCATTTTCGGGTTGTAGAAAAACGGCAGCCTAAGGAGGTCGAGAAAACATCTCCGCAAAATTTGGTAGCTTCCAAAAAAGCGATCATCACTGATATGTTCGTTGAAAAGGGACAATCTATTGTTAATGTGAATGATTATGTAGGAAAAGGACAGCTTCTTGTTTCAGGATTGATTGGAAAGGAGGATAAACAGGAAATTGTATCCGCACAGGGAGTAATAAAAGGGAAAACGTGGTATAAAGCGAAAGTGGAAGTTCCGTTAAAAACCAAGTTTTCCGTTTTTAACGGAGATGAAACGACCAGGCACTTTTTGAAAATGGGGGGCTTTTCCCTTCCGGTATGGGGTTTCAAGGATCCGGGATACGAAAAACAGGAAAAAGAAACGACAGTGAGGCCTTTTCACTTTCTTCAATGGGAACTTCCCATTTCCTATAAACAAGTGACCTTGAGGAGCAAGGAAGATATTGTACGAAGTTATACGGAGAAAGAAGCGGTGAAGGAAGGCAAGAAAATGGCTAAAGCAGAATTGAAAAAGCATTTGGAAGAGGAAGATGAAATCGTCGAGGAAAAAATTTTGCACGAAAGCATGGAGAATGGTAAAGTTAAATTATCTATACATTACCAAGTTATTGAAGATATAGCGATTGGACAGCCAATCATTCAAGGAGACTAA
- a CDS encoding NfeD family protein, whose protein sequence is MWRYLSVLLFGLLFTMSSFGGATASANEKIVYHVPIEETVEKGLSAFLERALTTAEAADADLVVFEVNTPGGAVDAAGEIAKLLSDSPIKTVAYVNNRALSAGAYISLSADEIYMVPSATMGSAAVIDSAGNAAGKKAQSYWLAAMKTAAEQNGRDPIYAQAMADVDIDLPEYGAEKGKLLTFTAEQAKKAGYSEGTVSGKAELYSILGVEDADIRSIEESFPEKLARFLTNPIVVPILLTIAGIGIVMELFSPGFGIPGVIGITSLILFFYGHLVAGITGYESLAMFIIGVILVLIEFFIPGGIIGLLGFTAIVGSLFLATGDPVHMTISLLIAVTVSILVFILLVKVFGKQMKFFRKMILTDATKTEQGYVSNPNRLDLLGVEGKALTDLRPSGTALVKEERVDVVTEGSFISKGSSIIIVKVEGSRVVVREIPDSN, encoded by the coding sequence ATTTGGCGTTATTTATCTGTACTCTTATTTGGATTGCTGTTCACCATGTCTTCTTTTGGGGGGGCGACGGCATCTGCAAACGAAAAGATTGTTTACCATGTTCCAATTGAAGAAACGGTGGAAAAGGGACTCTCGGCCTTTTTGGAACGCGCGCTGACCACTGCTGAGGCAGCTGATGCAGATCTTGTCGTTTTCGAGGTGAATACCCCTGGAGGTGCTGTGGATGCAGCAGGGGAAATTGCAAAGTTACTGTCGGATTCACCAATCAAGACAGTTGCCTACGTCAATAACAGGGCTTTATCTGCAGGTGCATACATTTCTCTAAGTGCAGATGAAATCTATATGGTTCCGAGTGCCACCATGGGATCTGCGGCAGTGATAGATTCAGCGGGAAATGCCGCAGGTAAGAAAGCGCAATCTTATTGGTTAGCTGCCATGAAGACTGCTGCAGAACAAAATGGACGTGACCCCATATACGCCCAGGCGATGGCGGATGTTGACATCGATCTACCCGAATATGGAGCGGAAAAAGGGAAGTTGCTGACATTTACAGCTGAACAGGCAAAAAAGGCTGGATATAGTGAAGGCACCGTCTCTGGGAAAGCGGAGCTGTATAGTATACTTGGAGTTGAGGATGCTGATATTCGCTCAATCGAAGAAAGCTTTCCTGAGAAACTTGCCCGCTTTTTGACCAACCCGATCGTCGTTCCCATTTTGTTAACGATAGCGGGTATCGGGATTGTGATGGAATTGTTTTCACCCGGTTTTGGAATTCCGGGGGTCATTGGAATCACCAGCCTTATTTTATTCTTCTATGGTCATCTTGTCGCCGGTATCACCGGATACGAATCGTTAGCGATGTTCATCATCGGGGTCATTCTCGTACTAATTGAATTTTTTATCCCAGGGGGGATCATCGGGCTGCTCGGATTTACAGCGATAGTGGGGAGTTTATTCCTCGCAACAGGTGATCCGGTCCATATGACGATATCCTTGCTAATTGCGGTCACCGTATCCATTTTGGTATTCATCCTACTTGTAAAGGTGTTTGGAAAACAGATGAAATTTTTCAGGAAAATGATATTAACCGATGCAACAAAAACGGAACAAGGATATGTCAGCAATCCGAATCGTTTGGATTTATTGGGTGTAGAAGGGAAGGCCCTTACAGATTTGAGGCCTTCAGGAACAGCTTTGGTCAAAGAAGAAAGAGTGGATGTCGTGACGGAGGGAAGCTTTATTTCCAAAGGTTCGTCAATCATCATCGTTAAAGTTGAAGGATCAAGGGTAGTCGTCCGGGAAATTCCGGATTCAAATTAA
- a CDS encoding GatB/YqeY domain-containing protein, protein MSLLERLNNDMKQAMKNKEKDKLSVIRMLKASIQNEAMKQRQDLTDDEELTVLSRELKQRKDSLQEFENAGRSDLVDKVRTELVYVEAYMPEQLSEEDLSKIVKQTIEEVNATSKADMGRVMGALMPKVKGKADGSLVNKLVQQHLS, encoded by the coding sequence ATGAGTCTTCTCGAGCGTTTAAATAATGATATGAAACAAGCGATGAAGAACAAGGAAAAGGACAAACTATCTGTTATTCGGATGCTGAAAGCTTCTATTCAAAATGAAGCCATGAAGCAGAGACAAGATTTAACAGATGATGAAGAATTGACAGTGCTCTCTCGCGAATTAAAACAACGCAAAGACTCCCTCCAGGAGTTTGAAAACGCAGGTCGTTCAGATCTCGTGGATAAAGTCCGCACCGAACTAGTATACGTAGAGGCATATATGCCTGAGCAACTTTCAGAAGAAGACCTTTCTAAAATCGTTAAACAAACGATTGAAGAAGTCAATGCAACATCCAAAGCAGATATGGGGCGAGTTATGGGAGCTTTAATGCCTAAAGTTAAAGGTAAAGCGGATGGTTCTCTAGTAAACAAATTAGTACAACAACATCTATCTTAA
- the yqfC gene encoding sporulation protein YqfC — MARNWGKKVKQLMTKTMDLPQDVMMDLPRITMIGQLHIYIENHRGLLAFTDSEVRLMLKNGQLLIKGNAFVIKTILPEEIMLEGKIDKVYFINE, encoded by the coding sequence ATGGCACGCAATTGGGGAAAAAAAGTGAAACAGCTTATGACCAAAACAATGGACCTTCCGCAAGATGTCATGATGGACCTGCCGCGAATTACAATGATCGGACAATTACATATTTATATTGAAAACCATCGTGGCTTATTGGCTTTTACAGACAGCGAAGTACGATTGATGCTGAAAAATGGGCAGTTGCTGATAAAGGGAAATGCCTTTGTCATAAAGACGATTTTGCCGGAAGAAATCATGCTCGAAGGCAAAATCGATAAGGTCTATTTTATCAATGAATGA
- the floA gene encoding flotillin-like protein FloA (flotillin-like protein involved in membrane lipid rafts), producing the protein MFIVLAVIAAIIVLAVFFTFVPVMLWISALAAGVKISIFTLVGMRLRRVIPSRVVNPLIKAHKAGINVSTNQLESHYLAGGNVDRVVNALIAAERANIVLPFERGAAIDLAGRDVLEAVQMSVNPKVIETPFISGVAMNGIEVKAKARITVRANIERLVGGAGEETIIARVGEGIVSTIGASKMHTDVLENPDLISRTVLSKGLDSGTAFEILSIDIAEVDIGKNIGAILQTDQAEADKKIAQAKAEERRAMAVALEQEMVARVQEMRAKVVQSEAEVPLAMADALKSGNLGVMDYMNIQNITADTDMRDSISKISDNPKDNNNNHNNNN; encoded by the coding sequence ATATTTATTGTACTGGCAGTGATTGCTGCCATCATCGTATTGGCAGTGTTTTTCACATTCGTACCAGTAATGTTATGGATTTCCGCTTTAGCGGCAGGAGTCAAAATCAGTATATTTACATTAGTTGGGATGAGGCTTCGCCGTGTTATACCAAGCAGGGTCGTCAACCCGCTTATCAAGGCCCATAAGGCTGGAATCAATGTTTCAACGAATCAATTGGAGAGCCATTACCTTGCAGGCGGTAATGTCGATCGAGTGGTGAATGCATTAATTGCTGCAGAACGTGCCAATATCGTGCTGCCTTTCGAACGGGGTGCAGCCATTGATCTTGCAGGCCGTGATGTACTGGAAGCCGTTCAAATGAGCGTTAACCCGAAAGTGATCGAAACTCCGTTCATCTCTGGTGTGGCGATGAATGGTATTGAAGTGAAAGCGAAGGCAAGGATAACGGTCCGGGCCAATATTGAACGCCTGGTCGGTGGTGCCGGTGAAGAAACGATCATTGCCCGTGTAGGTGAAGGGATCGTATCGACGATCGGTGCTTCGAAAATGCATACGGATGTACTTGAGAACCCCGATTTGATTTCAAGAACGGTTTTATCGAAAGGATTGGATTCAGGAACGGCATTCGAAATTCTTTCCATTGATATCGCTGAAGTGGATATCGGAAAAAATATCGGGGCCATATTACAGACGGACCAAGCCGAAGCCGATAAGAAAATAGCCCAGGCAAAGGCCGAAGAACGCCGTGCGATGGCTGTTGCACTGGAACAGGAAATGGTTGCCCGTGTTCAGGAAATGAGAGCGAAGGTTGTTCAATCCGAAGCGGAGGTTCCATTGGCCATGGCCGATGCACTGAAAAGCGGAAACCTTGGAGTAATGGATTATATGAATATCCAAAATATCACGGCCGATACGGATATGCGCGATTCCATCAGTAAAATTTCAGACAATCCAAAAGATAACAACAATAACCATAATAATAATAATTAG
- the deoC gene encoding deoxyribose-phosphate aldolase produces the protein MSQNVAGLIDHTLLKADATKEQIKVLCEEAREYSFASVCVNPTWVKYASELLEGSEVKVCTVIGFPLGATTPETKAFETKDAISNGAHEVDMVINIGALKDKDDELVERDIRAVVTASTGKALSKVIIETSLLTDEEKVRACELAVKAGTDYVKTSTGFSTGGATVEDITLMRKTVGPDIGVKASGGVRNTSDAQKVIEAGATRIGASAGVSIVKGLTADSDY, from the coding sequence ATGTCACAAAATGTAGCAGGTTTAATTGACCACACGTTATTAAAAGCAGATGCAACCAAAGAGCAAATAAAGGTATTATGCGAAGAAGCGAGAGAGTATAGCTTTGCTTCCGTATGCGTAAACCCAACTTGGGTGAAATATGCAAGCGAACTTTTGGAAGGTTCAGAAGTGAAAGTTTGTACGGTCATCGGCTTCCCTCTAGGTGCAACCACACCGGAAACCAAAGCTTTCGAAACGAAAGACGCCATCTCCAATGGCGCTCATGAAGTCGATATGGTAATCAATATCGGCGCATTGAAGGACAAGGATGATGAGTTGGTGGAGCGGGATATTCGTGCTGTTGTAACCGCATCCACTGGTAAGGCTCTTTCAAAGGTGATCATTGAAACTTCTCTATTGACTGATGAAGAAAAAGTCCGTGCATGTGAATTGGCCGTAAAGGCAGGAACGGATTATGTGAAAACATCAACTGGTTTTTCTACCGGCGGAGCGACTGTTGAAGATATCACGCTTATGAGAAAAACGGTTGGCCCGGATATCGGTGTCAAAGCTTCAGGCGGAGTCCGCAACACGAGTGATGCCCAGAAAGTGATTGAAGCTGGTGCTACAAGAATTGGAGCGAGTGCAGGTGTCTCCATCGTAAAGGGCTTAACGGCTGATTCCGATTATTGA
- a CDS encoding HD family phosphohydrolase, with product MNRIQKFFTQIKGLLVHRFFQVLLFIILGLFAYGLMFSNVKPERVQVELFKPAEQTIRSTKTVEDTYKTEQEKEEISKQVADVYSLKKEYAKNKVDLISSIFDSAIEVNKETDPDEDHKEDKKEPVKTDAQKVSILKEKLTDEVNKNIEESVFLALVQADEDELKIAKDSTITAVNNVMSSRIAASDVENAKKKVVEELGYMSISGDMKKASTSLARTAIIQNVFFDKDKTEEQRRKAVESVEPIRILQGQIIVEENQLVDRDVYRQLELAGFLNTESTIYPYIGLLLFIFLTFAAFYYYFYYSISKKDNKYNQLLIFSLVFILSMATMKTVSILADLKNSNLEYIFPGAMAAMLIKILLNDKLAVAMIILLGSYGTIIFNGDTPGNLDFSMGLYIIFGGLTAIIILSRPNFKSKVLVAGLLLALINMAFVFSLIFIMDSHYTRMEYLYYAAAAIGSGVGSAVLTMGLLPFFEAGFGILSSIKLIELANPNHPLLRRILIEAPGTYHHSVMVANLAESACEAIGSNGLLARVGSYYHDIGKTKRPHFFIENQMNEENPHDRLQPETSRDIIIAHAVDGGEMLRSHKFPKEIVDIAEQHHGTTLLKFFYHKAKKQDESTLEAAYRYPGPRAIMKEVAVIGIADSVEAAVRSMKHPTPEKIEELVSFIIQDRISDGQFDECDITMRELSIVKHSLCESLNGIFHSRIEYPEPDKLGQKVKE from the coding sequence TTGAATCGTATCCAGAAATTTTTCACTCAAATAAAAGGGCTGTTGGTCCATCGCTTTTTTCAAGTGCTTTTGTTCATCATACTTGGTTTGTTTGCGTATGGGTTAATGTTCTCCAATGTTAAGCCGGAAAGGGTCCAGGTAGAGCTTTTTAAGCCTGCGGAACAAACAATCCGTTCAACCAAGACTGTGGAAGATACCTATAAGACGGAACAGGAAAAAGAAGAGATTTCAAAACAGGTGGCGGATGTTTATTCTTTAAAAAAGGAATATGCCAAAAATAAAGTCGATCTGATCTCATCCATTTTCGATTCAGCAATAGAAGTGAATAAAGAAACGGACCCCGATGAAGATCATAAAGAGGATAAAAAAGAGCCCGTAAAGACGGATGCTCAAAAAGTTTCCATATTAAAAGAAAAGTTGACCGATGAAGTGAATAAAAATATCGAGGAATCCGTTTTCCTGGCATTAGTGCAGGCGGATGAAGATGAGTTGAAAATAGCGAAGGATTCGACCATTACAGCCGTGAATAATGTGATGAGCTCCCGGATCGCTGCAAGTGACGTCGAAAATGCCAAGAAGAAGGTTGTAGAGGAATTGGGTTACATGAGCATTAGTGGCGATATGAAAAAAGCTTCCACTTCCCTTGCACGTACGGCAATCATTCAGAATGTATTTTTCGATAAGGACAAAACCGAGGAACAGCGAAGGAAAGCGGTTGAAAGCGTGGAGCCAATCAGGATCCTTCAAGGTCAAATCATCGTGGAAGAAAATCAATTGGTGGACAGGGATGTATATAGGCAGCTTGAACTGGCAGGCTTCTTAAATACGGAGTCTACCATTTACCCGTATATCGGCCTGCTGTTATTCATATTCCTGACTTTTGCCGCTTTTTATTATTATTTCTACTATTCCATTTCCAAAAAGGATAACAAGTACAATCAGTTATTGATTTTCAGTCTTGTCTTTATCCTTTCAATGGCTACCATGAAAACGGTCAGCATTCTGGCAGACCTGAAGAACTCGAACTTGGAATACATTTTCCCGGGTGCCATGGCGGCGATGCTCATCAAGATATTATTGAATGATAAGTTAGCGGTGGCAATGATCATATTGTTAGGTTCGTATGGTACGATTATATTTAATGGTGATACACCTGGAAATCTGGATTTCTCGATGGGGCTTTATATCATTTTCGGCGGATTGACGGCAATCATCATTCTATCCAGGCCAAATTTCAAATCAAAGGTGCTGGTAGCGGGGCTGCTATTGGCTTTAATCAATATGGCATTCGTTTTTTCGCTCATCTTTATTATGGACAGCCATTATACTAGAATGGAGTACTTGTATTATGCTGCTGCTGCCATAGGTTCTGGGGTGGGTTCAGCCGTTTTGACAATGGGCCTGCTGCCGTTTTTCGAGGCGGGTTTCGGGATCTTATCATCGATTAAGCTTATCGAGCTCGCGAATCCCAATCATCCGTTATTGCGGAGGATCTTGATTGAGGCACCGGGGACATATCATCACAGTGTAATGGTCGCCAATTTGGCGGAATCCGCTTGTGAAGCCATCGGGTCGAATGGATTGCTGGCAAGGGTGGGCAGCTATTACCATGATATCGGTAAAACGAAGCGGCCGCACTTCTTCATCGAAAATCAGATGAATGAAGAGAACCCGCATGATCGCCTGCAGCCGGAAACGAGCAGGGATATCATCATTGCCCATGCCGTAGATGGCGGGGAGATGCTGCGCAGTCACAAATTCCCGAAAGAGATTGTGGATATTGCAGAGCAGCATCACGGTACCACTTTATTGAAGTTTTTCTACCATAAGGCAAAAAAACAGGATGAGTCCACACTTGAAGCGGCCTACCGATATCCCGGACCGAGGGCGATAATGAAGGAAGTAGCCGTCATCGGCATAGCCGATAGTGTTGAAGCTGCAGTGAGATCGATGAAGCACCCAACTCCGGAGAAGATTGAAGAGCTGGTAAGTTTCATCATTCAGGACAGGATTTCTGATGGTCAATTTGATGAATGTGACATTACTATGAGAGAATTGAGTATCGTGAAGCATTCCTTATGTGAATCGCTGAATGGTATCTTCCACTCCAGGATTGAATATCCGGAGCCGGATAAATTAGGACAGAAGGTGAAAGAATGA
- a CDS encoding PhoH family protein: MADDVKVIKLEIESPNEAIVLLGNGDSNVKVLEEELGISVITRGEAVSVAGDIERVTMGEEILNALLKVVRKGIAISSRDVLYAIELARKGTLEYFGELYDEEIAKTAKGKSIKVKTIGQRYYIQAIKKQDLVFGIGPAGTGKTYLAVVMAINALKNGHVKRIILTRPAVEAGESLGFLPGDLKEKVDPYLRPLYDALHDLLGMEQTQRMIERGTIEIAPLAYMRGRTLEDAFVILDEAQNTTEAQMKMFLTRLGFGSKMVITGDRTQIDLPKGMKSGLVRVEEILKNVKGLSFVYFEHSDVVRHPLVAKIITAYEQAKS; the protein is encoded by the coding sequence ATGGCAGATGATGTGAAAGTAATTAAGCTAGAAATAGAATCACCCAATGAAGCGATCGTATTATTGGGCAATGGAGATTCAAATGTAAAGGTGCTCGAAGAGGAGCTTGGCATTTCCGTCATAACCCGAGGTGAAGCGGTGAGTGTTGCCGGGGATATCGAGCGGGTAACGATGGGGGAGGAAATCCTCAATGCATTATTGAAAGTGGTCAGAAAAGGAATTGCAATCAGCTCCAGGGATGTGCTTTATGCAATTGAATTGGCAAGAAAAGGCACATTGGAGTATTTCGGTGAATTATATGATGAGGAAATCGCTAAAACGGCTAAGGGGAAATCCATTAAGGTCAAAACAATCGGGCAAAGATACTATATCCAGGCCATAAAGAAACAGGATCTTGTATTTGGGATTGGGCCTGCCGGAACCGGGAAGACCTACCTTGCTGTAGTGATGGCCATCAATGCATTGAAAAATGGACATGTTAAACGGATCATCCTGACACGGCCTGCCGTCGAAGCGGGGGAAAGCCTTGGTTTTCTGCCTGGTGATCTGAAGGAAAAGGTAGATCCTTATCTACGGCCGCTGTATGACGCTCTCCATGACCTTCTAGGGATGGAACAGACGCAAAGGATGATAGAACGCGGAACGATCGAAATAGCTCCTCTGGCTTATATGAGGGGCCGTACGCTTGAAGATGCCTTTGTCATATTGGATGAAGCCCAGAATACGACGGAAGCCCAAATGAAGATGTTCTTGACCCGGCTTGGTTTCGGATCGAAAATGGTCATTACGGGAGATAGGACCCAGATTGACCTTCCGAAAGGGATGAAGTCAGGTCTGGTCCGGGTAGAAGAGATCTTGAAGAATGTTAAAGGCCTTTCCTTTGTTTATTTTGAACATAGTGATGTAGTAAGACATCCGCTTGTCGCCAAAATCATTACTGCTTACGAGCAGGCGAAGTCATAA